tatattttttttagatttccattttctttttttgtaaaattgaAAGCAGATATGTTGTTGCTTGTGGCGCTTGGGGCTTTCTCgtcaattatttcactttcttttatttcgttACGGCTCTAACTTGTTCTtaatgtttgttgttttcaacACAAGCACAGTTAAGggttataattaattttagaGTTGTGCCTagtcgtatatatgtatatgtatgggttgttgttgttgttgttgttgcttgttaACTTTAATAGTGGGGTAATAACTTGTTGTTATAGGTTTAGTATTCATATATCATAAtcgtaattgtaattgtaatcaTAATGATTGGGCGACGCGCCCAACTAAAAACTACTCCCTTTCCCATGCGGGAACAACTCGCTTCTCCATTCCTTCGATCCGTGTTTTCAATTATTACTTTTAGTAGTTCAActaacattaaatataataacttGTTTGTTTAATCCCCTTCATTATCTCGTTAGTTGGGTCTGCCGTTATGCTGCTTCTGTTTCCGCTGtcatataataatatatatctCGTAATCATCACAGCCCCACTTTCAGGGCTTGATATATTGTAAACTGGGTTAAGGACTACACTTGGCCAATATATGTGAACGTTTTCGCGCCTTTGCTTGTTATCAATGATCCGCcttggaaaatgcaaaaataatacaattgtGATAACAATTTTCGATAGATTTCCAAGGGTCTGGTTGCGTGTTATTtacaaactataagtatatattataattgtATGCCTATGCATATCtgcatatgtttatgtatgaTGAGGATGCTTTCTATGAATGTCGCTCCATAAGGATATAATCATAACTTAGtcaaaacacaataaaaatacaagATGGTGCGCTTTGCTGGTTACGGCAACCAAAAGCCCTTTCTTAAAGTGTCTAGCGAGAAAATTGGCTGCGTCGGATTGGTTTTTGTATCTGTTGGTTTCACTAAGCGCAGCTTAGGAACAACTGGATATCACAACAAACCATATCAATCGACTCAAGCAAAATCACGCGCCGCCTGGCAcacatttcaaaaatgtagAAAACACGTGAATAAAATTAGACGCTAAGCGCCTAAGCATTAAAGATACACAAAAAGAGAGATACCAAGAACAAACTATGAGATGATTCGTATTGCACGTTAAAGCTGGCGGCGGCAGACTAGTTGAGAAGTATTTAGATTGCTTGCGATTGCGGAATAGCTTAATAAGTTCCTAGGgtgatttgatttcaaattgtttgtttagaATATTTTACGAATAAACATATTCATAATTGCCAACGAAATATTGTATAAACATCACTTGGATTTCGGGTTTTAGAAGCCAGGACATTTGAACGGCAAACCTGTACCATTTCGTCCTAAAAGTAAAATTTTACTATCCACACTTGCTTTAAGAATCGTCACACCCTAGAAACCCTGCATACGACGATTTCGCTTGGGGCCGCAGATCAGCGTAACCAGCGCGCTGCTAAAACTATTGTACATACAACTAGCTGCTTATATGGGGTGCGCTTGTTATGGTGTGTGTCCTATTTAGAGAAGTCGCGTCAGCTCGGCTCACTAGCACTGGCTCACTGGTGGCACGCTTGCCTTCACCACGCCGCTTGCGACGACGCAGTGGCCGCTATTGAGGTGCTGGTCGTGCTGCTGGAGTGAGCTGTGGTGGGAGTGTAGCCGTGCAGGAGGGGCTACTGTTAGTAAACAACCGGGTGCTGTTCCACGTTCGCAGGCAGATGCTGCAGCTGGATGGCGGCGCGTGCCAGAGCACTAGGGTCACTGATCAAGGCGATGggcggcggctgctgttgctgttgcggtgGCGGGGCCTGCGGATGgccctgctgttgctgctggtgatgctgctgctgttgttgctgctggtgttgctgttgctgctgttgacgatgctgctcctgctggtgATGGTGAGCCGCCTGTTGGATGGACAACTGaagcagttgttgctgctgctgcaactgctgttgctgctgctgatgagcAGCCACTGCAGCCTGCTGTTGATGTTGGGCGGCCacttgttgttgatgctgctgatgtgcAGCAGCCGCCTGTTGCTGGGCTGCTTGCTGTtgggcagcagcggcggctgcGGCCTGTTGCTGTGCAGCTTCTGCAGCGGCTGCTTGCTGCTTCTGCGACTGCTGTTGGGCAGCCGCATTATGTGAGATGAGCGTGGAGGTAACCAGAGGCACCAGACCCGGAGTTAACTGGACCGCACCGCCTCCGCCCGCCGCTCCCGCCGTGATCTGCTGGATGGTGTGCATCGTGGTGGTCGCCGAGTGGTGGGGAACTGAAACGGTAGGAGGACCGGTTAAGTTGGGCGACTTGGGCACGGGGAGACTCGCTTGCGCTAGCGCAGTCGTGTTTGCCGACTCACTTATGATCGGTTTCACTTCCTGCTTGACTTGCGTCAGCACACCAGCCGGTAtttgcggatgcggatgcacgGGTGGTGGCGGCATCATAGCATCCGGGTGATTCATCTTCATGTGGCGCTTCAAATTGCCGCGCTCGACGAACGCCTTGCTGCACAGTGTGCACGCGTGTGGTTTCTCACCCGAATGGGAGCGCATGTGCGAGACCAAGTGACCTGCGAAACGGACAATGGAAGCGACATGAAGATCTGATCGTCGGGGATCTTGAATTTCGAAAACGGCTCAGGTAAGTTTTGGGGGCTTGCTCTCACAGTCGTTgttggcatgcaaattagGCTTAAGAGGTTTATGTCTAGTCATCTTTTGTGTTACCAAGAAACCGAAATCTTAAATATTGCTTGAAGAAATCTGATAGGTATGTAAATCAATTACTTTAGCACTGACCTTAATATGtacttatttgtattatttattcgggaacaatatttaaataatagaattgtattaaaaacataacaaattaCTTTCAATATGACTTGATATTctattttgaaattgtttttgtttactgtttaattaaaagggctaccaataataaaaaacctGCAATCTTTTCAAGTGCATGAGTATTTCAGTCTTTTAactaaacattaaaaaaataaacgatttttgatttggtttctgACTAGACTTGACCGCCGAAAACGACATTTGAAGGCTGTGAAAGCAATCcccacagcagcaactggaGGAAAGGATTGGGATTAAGGTTTTTGGATTATGACTGTAGCTGGAGCTGGGGCTGGGACACTATGCTGACGCCACGCCACGCGTGCTTCCACAGGATGCATGCCACGCACAGCAACAATCATAGAGCTCGCTCACTCACCTTTGCAGATGAAGTTCTTGGGGCACTTCTCGCAGGCGAATGGCCGCTCCATCTCCTGGCCCTTGGTATGGCTGCGCTGATGGAAGAGCAGATTGCCCTTGAGCGGGAACGATTTGCCGCACGTCTCGCAAGTGAAGGGCCGGTCACCGGTGTGGCACCGTGACATGTGGTTGATCAGATGCTCCTTGCGCGTAAACGGCTTGTTGCAAACGTTGCAGCAATGCGGATTGTCGCTCGAATGCTGGCGCATATGATTGTTGAGGTGCTCCTTCCGCGTAAACGTCTTCTGGCAGTACTCGCACTTGTGCGGCGAGTCGCCCGTGTGCAGGCGCACATGGTTCGTCAGGTGCTCCTTCCGCGTGAAGGTCTTCTTGCAGTAGGAGCAGCGGTGCGGGGAGTCGCCCGTGTGCTGGCGCACATGGTTCGTCAGGTGCTCCTTGCGCGTGAACGTCTTGGTGCAGTACGTGCACTTGTGCGGCGACTCGCCTGTATGTTGCCGTACATGATT
This genomic stretch from Drosophila teissieri strain GT53w chromosome 2L, Prin_Dtei_1.1, whole genome shotgun sequence harbors:
- the LOC122611466 gene encoding zinc finger protein 3-like isoform X7 → MQHVSAASSVPSVVTPVVTTGGTTITLGGPPPLPKSEHKEDGKPPHGIEMYKVNIEDISQLFTYHEVFGKIHGDVVNHQLAAAHGGQLPPPPPLPPQVTSHAASAAAAAAAASTNNAAVAAVMASANAAAAAAAAASAGGGLPPATSGNGGQQVTVTTTSSSTSSGGSTTSGGTTTTAGQTPHQCDVCGKKYTRKEHLANHMRSHTNETPFRCEICGKSFSRKEHFTNHILWHTGETPHRCDFCSKTFTRKEHLLNHVRQHTGESPHRCSYCMKTFTRKEHLVNHIRQHTGETPFKCTYCTKAFTRKDHMVNHVRQHTGESPHKCTYCTKTFTRKEHLTNHVRQHTGDSPHRCSYCKKTFTRKEHLTNHVRLHTGDSPHKCEYCQKTFTRKEHLNNHMRQHSSDNPHCCNVCNKPFTRKEHLINHMSRCHTGDRPFTCETCGKSFPLKGNLLFHQRSHTKGQEMERPFACEKCPKNFICKGHLVSHMRSHSGEKPHACTLCSKAFVERGNLKRHMKMNHPDAMMPPPPVHPHPQIPAGVLTQVKQEVKPIIIPHHSATTTMHTIQQITAGAAGGGGAVQLTPGLVPLVTSTLISHNAAAQQQSQKQQAAAAEAAQQQAAAAAAAQQQAAQQQAAAAHQQHQQQVAAQHQQQAAVAAHQQQQQQLQQQQQLLQLSIQQAAHHHQQEQHRQQQQQQHQQQQQQQHHQQQQQGHPQAPPPQQQQQPPPIALISDPSALARAAIQLQHLPANVEQHPVVY
- the LOC122611466 gene encoding zinc finger protein 3-like isoform X6 → MQHVSAASSVPSVVTPVVTTGGTTITLGGPPPLPKSEHKEDGKPPHGIEMYKVNIEDISQLFTYHEVFGKIHGDVVNHQLAAAHGGQLPPPPPLPPQVTSHAASAAAAAAAASTNNAAVAAVMASANAAAAAAAAASAGGGLPPATSGNGGQQVTVTTTSSSTSSGGSTTSGGTTTTAGQTPHQCDVCGKKYTRKEHLANHMRSHTNETPFRCEICGKSFSRKEHFTNHILWHTAGETPHRCDFCSKTFTRKEHLLNHVRQHTGESPHRCSYCMKTFTRKEHLVNHIRQHTGETPFKCTYCTKAFTRKDHMVNHVRQHTGESPHKCTYCTKTFTRKEHLTNHVRQHTGDSPHRCSYCKKTFTRKEHLTNHVRLHTGDSPHKCEYCQKTFTRKEHLNNHMRQHSSDNPHCCNVCNKPFTRKEHLINHMSRCHTGDRPFTCETCGKSFPLKGNLLFHQRSHTKGQEMERPFACEKCPKNFICKGHLVSHMRSHSGEKPHACTLCSKAFVERGNLKRHMKMNHPDAMMPPPPVHPHPQIPAGVLTQVKQEVKPIIIPHHSATTTMHTIQQITAGAAGGGGAVQLTPGLVPLVTSTLISHNAAAQQQSQKQQAAAAEAAQQQAAAAAAAQQQAAQQQAAAAHQQHQQQVAAQHQQQAAVAAHQQQQQQLQQQQQLLQLSIQQAAHHHQQEQHRQQQQQQHQQQQQQQHHQQQQQGHPQAPPPQQQQQPPPIALISDPSALARAAIQLQHLPANVEQHPVVY
- the LOC122611466 gene encoding gastrula zinc finger protein XlCGF57.1-like isoform X8, with translation MRSHTNETPFRCEICGKSFSRKEHFTNHILWHTAGETPHRCDFCSKTFTRKEHLLNHVRQHTGESPHRCSYCMKTFTRKEHLVNHIRQHTGETPFKCTYCTKAFTRKDHMVNHVRQHTGESPHKCTYCTKTFTRKEHLTNHVRQHTGDSPHRCSYCKKTFTRKEHLTNHVRLHTGDSPHKCEYCQKTFTRKEHLNNHMRQHSSDNPHCCNVCNKPFTRKEHLINHMSRCHTGDRPFTCETCGKSFPLKGNLLFHQRSHTKGQEMERPFACEKCPKNFICKGHLVSHMRSHSGEKPHACTLCSKAFVERGNLKRHMKMNHPDAMMPPPPVHPHPQIPAGVLTQVKQEVKPIIIPHHSATTTMHTIQQITAGAAGGGGAVQLTPGLVPLVTSTLISHNAAAQQQSQKQQAAAAEAAQQQAAAAAAAQQQAAQQQAAAAHQQHQQQVAAQHQQQAAVAAHQQQQQQLQQQQQLLQLSIQQAAHHHQQEQHRQQQQQQHQQQQQQQHHQQQQQGHPQAPPPQQQQQPPPIALISDPSALARAAIQLQHLPANVEQHPVVY